The proteins below are encoded in one region of Hordeum vulgare subsp. vulgare chromosome 3H, MorexV3_pseudomolecules_assembly, whole genome shotgun sequence:
- the LOC123444261 gene encoding KRR1 small subunit processome component homolog — MASAGEASAAAEATEGKNWRRKGKHEKEKPWDDDPTIDRWTVEKFDPSWNEGGLLEVSSFSTLFPQYREKYLQETWPIVKGALKEFGVSCELNLVEGSMTVTTTRKTKDPYIILKARDLIKLLSRSVPAPQAIKVLNDEMNCDIIKIGSIIRNKERFVKRRERLLGPNLSTLKAIEILTGCYILVQGNTVAAMGSFKGLKQVRRIVEDCIKNIKHPVYHIKELLIKRELAKNPALATESWDRFLPNFKKKNVKQKKPNTKEKKQYTPFPPPQQPSKIDRELESGEYFLSDKVKAAKKYQEKQDKQSEKSEEKRRKREAAFVPPKENTAGLSESAKSSNDNNEIADITKSLKKKAKKFRNSEAEGNVKIESYVASNEESHSKKKRKLSSK, encoded by the exons ATGGCGTCGGCGGGCGAAGCGAGCGCGGCGGCGGAAGCCACGGAGGGGAAGAACTGGCGGCGGAAGGGGAAGCACGAGAAGGAGAAGCCGTGGGACGATGACCCCACCATCGACCGCTGGACGGTGGAGAAGTTCGACCCCTCCTGGAACGAGGGCGGCCTGCTGGAAGTCAGCTCCTTCTCCACCCTCTTCCCCCAGTACCGAG AGAAGTATCTGCAGGAGACGTGGCCGATCGTGAAGGGCGCGCTGAAGGAGTTTGGAGTCTCATGCGAGCTCAATCTG GTGGAGGGATCCATGACGGTTACcaccaccaggaagaccaaggaTCCCTACATTATTCTCAAGGCCAGGGACCTGATAAAACTCTTGTCACGAAGTGTCCCTGCACCCCAA GCAATTAAAGTGCTCAATGATGAGATGAACTGTGATATTATCAAGATTGGTAGCATCATAAGAAACAAG GAAAGATTTGTCAAAAGGAGAGAGCGCCTTTTAGGCCCTAACCTGTCCACCCTTAAG GCTATTGAGATTTTAACTGGCTGCTACATCTTAGTTCAG GGAAATACTGTTGCTGCCATGGGTTCCTTTAAGGGACTGAAACAAGTCCGGAGGATTGTAGAGGATTGCATAAAGAACATAAAGCATCCAGTATACCACATTAAG GAACTCTTAATTAAACGTGAGCTGGCTAAAAATCCTGCCCTAGCCACTGAAAGTTGGGACAGGTTTCTCCCGAACTTTAAGAA AAAGAATGTCAAGCAAAAGAAGCCCAATACCAAGGAGAAGAAACAATACACACCCTTTCCGCCACCTCAGCAGCCTAGCAAG ATTGATCGTGAACTGGAGAGTGGTGAGTATTTCTTGAGTGACAAGGTAAAGGCAGCTAAGAAATATCAAGAGAAGCAGGATAAGCAATCAGAGAAATCAGAAGAaaagagaagaaagagagaagCTGCATTTGTTCCACCAAAg GAGAATACTGCTGGGCTATCTGAATCTGCCAAAAGTAGTAATGACAACAATGAAATTGCTGATATCACAAAATCCTTAAAG AAAAAGGCAAAGAAATTCAGAAATAGTGAAGCTGAGGGAAACGTGAAAATCGAGTCGTATGTTGCGAGCAACGAAGAATCACACTCCAAAAAGAAGCGCAAATTGTCATCCAAGTAA